The following proteins come from a genomic window of Synergistota bacterium:
- a CDS encoding ethanolamine ammonia-lyase subunit EutB, which translates to MILKAKVKGTIYKFKDVKEVLAKANEEKSGDILAGIAAHSEEERIAAKYVLANLTLEDLRNNPVVPYEEDEVTRVIQDQVNEHVYNKIKSWTVGQLKEFILDHNTTSADIEYISLGLTSEMVAAVTKISSNLDLIYGAAKIRRIGRCNTTLGLPGTLSARLQPNHPTDSVEGIMAAVMEGVSLGIGDAVIGINPCIDEVESVTRLYCALYEFIEKWKIPAQHAVLAHVTTQMKCIRQGAPVGVVFQSLGGTQKANEAFGINVEMLDEAYELIKKHSTAKGPNYMYFETGQGSELSAEAHHGADQVTLEARCYGLAKRYNPLLVNTVVGFIGPEYLYDSKQVIRAGLEDHFMGKLTGIPMGCDACYTNHMKADQNDVENLAVLLTAAGCNYFMGVPMGDDIMLNYQCTSYHDVVALREILNLRPAPEFEKWMEEMGLMEEGKLTLKAGDPSIFLKK; encoded by the coding sequence ATGATTCTTAAGGCGAAGGTTAAAGGTACGATTTATAAGTTCAAGGATGTTAAGGAGGTTTTAGCGAAGGCTAATGAGGAGAAGTCAGGAGACATATTGGCAGGGATAGCGGCTCATTCTGAGGAAGAGAGAATTGCAGCAAAGTATGTTCTTGCTAATTTGACGTTAGAAGATTTAAGGAATAATCCTGTGGTTCCATATGAGGAGGACGAGGTTACAAGGGTTATCCAAGATCAGGTTAATGAACATGTGTATAACAAGATCAAATCCTGGACTGTTGGACAATTAAAAGAGTTTATACTTGATCATAATACAACATCTGCAGATATCGAATACATTAGCCTAGGTTTGACGAGCGAGATGGTTGCTGCGGTTACAAAAATAAGTTCTAATTTAGATCTTATATATGGAGCGGCGAAGATAAGAAGAATAGGTAGGTGTAACACTACGCTAGGTTTACCTGGAACGCTTTCAGCAAGACTCCAACCAAATCATCCTACTGATAGTGTTGAGGGAATAATGGCTGCTGTAATGGAGGGTGTTAGTTTAGGTATAGGTGATGCTGTAATAGGCATTAATCCTTGTATCGATGAGGTAGAAAGCGTTACGAGGTTATATTGTGCTCTTTATGAGTTTATAGAAAAATGGAAGATACCTGCTCAACATGCTGTTTTAGCGCATGTTACTACTCAGATGAAGTGTATAAGGCAGGGGGCTCCGGTAGGGGTGGTTTTCCAAAGCCTTGGTGGAACTCAGAAGGCGAATGAAGCGTTTGGTATTAATGTAGAAATGTTAGATGAGGCTTATGAGCTCATTAAGAAGCATAGTACAGCTAAAGGGCCTAACTACATGTATTTTGAGACAGGACAAGGGTCAGAATTATCAGCTGAGGCGCACCATGGTGCGGATCAAGTTACTTTAGAGGCTCGTTGTTATGGTTTGGCTAAGAGATACAACCCGCTTCTTGTTAACACTGTGGTAGGTTTCATAGGACCTGAATATCTTTACGATAGTAAACAGGTTATAAGAGCTGGTCTGGAGGACCATTTTATGGGTAAGCTCACGGGAATTCCGATGGGGTGCGACGCTTGTTACACTAACCATATGAAGGCAGATCAGAATGATGTAGAAAATCTTGCTGTGCTCCTTACGGCTGCGGGCTGTAATTACTTTATGGGTGTTCCCATGGGAGATGACATAATGTTGAATTATCAGTGTACCAGTTATCATGATGTTGTTGCTTTAAGAGAGATTCTTAATCTTAGACCTGCTCCTGAGTTTGAAAAGTGGATGGAAGAGATGGGATTGATGGAGGAAGGAAAGCTTACGCTGAAGGCTGGGGATCCCAGTATATTCCTTAAAAAGTGA